The following are encoded in a window of Phragmites australis chromosome 22, lpPhrAust1.1, whole genome shotgun sequence genomic DNA:
- the LOC133905013 gene encoding glycosyltransferase BC10-like, with product MASPYATSPYVLSLLLLLSIPAVFLLAPRLIPPKTFPTIPDADETEDLALFRRAVLLSAAPSSTAAAASTTPSLLGKPRPQPKVAFLFLTNSDLVFAPLWEKFFAGHKNLFNLYVHADPSAVLTLPATPSFSGRIIPGKATQRASATLISAARRLLAAALLDDPANHFFALLSQSCIPLHPFPTFYRTLFSDNAGPRRRRRSFIEILDDEPTLHDRYYARGDDVMLPEVPYERFRVGSQFFVLTRRHAIMVVRDRRLWNKFKLPCLVKRKYSCYPEEHYFPTLLDMQDPDGCSKFTLTRVNWTDSVTGHPHTYQPEEVSSDLIRELRKSNGTYTHMFARKFAPECLGPLMEIADSVILRD from the coding sequence ATGGCGTCGCCGTACGCCACCTCGCCGTACGTGCTGtccctcctgctgctgctctccaTCCCGGCAGTCTTCCTCCTCGCGCCGCGCCTCATCCCGCCCAAGACGTTCCCGACCATTCCTGACGCCGACGAGACGGAGGACCTCGCGCTCTTCCGCCGCGCCGTGCTCCTATCCGCCGCACCGTCGTCGACCGCCGCCGCAGcgtcgaccactccctccctctTGGGCAAACCCCGGCCGCAGCCCAAGGTGGCgttcctcttcctcaccaactCCGACCTCGTCTTCGCCCCGCTCTGGGAGAAGTTCTTCGCCGGCCACAAGAACCTCTTCAACCTCTACGTCCACGCCGACCCCTCCGCCGTGCTAACGCTCCCCGCGACGCCCTCCTTCAGCGGCCGCATCATCCCTGGCAAGGCCACCCAGCGCGCCTCCGCCACGCTCATCTCCGCCgcgcgccgcctcctcgccgccgcgctcctTGACGACCCGGCCAACCACTTCTTCGCGCTGCTCTCCCAGTCCTGCATCCCGCTTCACCCCTTCCCGACCTTCTATCGCACGCTCTTCTCCGACAATGCcgggccgcgccgccgccgccgcagcttcATCGAGATCCTGGACGACGAGCCCACGCTGCATGACCGCTACTACGCGCGCGGCGACGACGTGATGCTCCCGGAGGTTCCCTACGAGCGCTTCCGCGTCGGCTCGCAGTTCTTCGTGCTCACCAGGAGGCACGCCATCATGGTGGTCAGAGACAGGAGGCTCTGGAACAAGTTCAAGCTGCCGTGCCTGGTGAAGAGGAAGTACTCGTGCTACCCGGAGGAGCACTACTTCCCAACGCTGCTGGACATGCAGGACCCCGACGGATGCTCCAAGTTCACGCTGACGAGGGTCAACTGGACTGACTCCGTCACCGGCCACCCGCACACGTACCAGCCAGAGGAGGTGTCCAGCGATCTCATCAGGGAACTCAGGAAGTCCAATGGGACTTACACTCATATGTTTGCACGCAAGTTTGCACCCGAGTGCCTTGGGCCATTGATGGAGATTGCTGACTCCGTCATCCTGCGGGACTAA